Proteins co-encoded in one Corylus avellana chromosome ca9, CavTom2PMs-1.0 genomic window:
- the LOC132191632 gene encoding 3-ketoacyl-CoA synthase 19-like: protein MDLFMGMCFLALFYAFFCICKLVLQRRGQGCYMLAYECYKPPEERKLNTGSCAKIVFRNKNLGLEEYRFLLKTIVSSGLGEETYGPPIVFAEREQEPTLADAHLEMKDFIFDTLDKLFARTGVSPSEIDILAVNVSMFAPVPSLTASIINRYKMRENIKAFNLSGMGCSASLVAVDLVRHLFKSYKESYAIVVSTESMGPHWYCGREKSMLLSNCLFRSGSCSMLLTNKRALKHRAILRLKSVVRTDLGSNDEAYECCMQVEDDHGNLGFRLTKGLTKAAAQAFSNNLRILVPKLLPLRELLRQFFVAKLEKNIKKTTQVETLNLKSGVDHFCIRPGGRAVIDGVGKGLGLNDYDLEPARMALHRFGNTSAAGNWYVLSYMEAKKRLKKGDKILMISLGAGFMCNNCVWEVMRDLDSVNVWKDCIENYPPQCLVNPFKEKYSWINDECLNFVRLH from the coding sequence ATGGATCTCTTCATGGGAATGTGTTTTCTTGCTCTATTCTATGCTTTCTTCTGCATCTGCAAGCTGGTTCTTCAACGGAGAGGCCAAGGCTGCTATATGTTGGCCTATGAGTGCTACAAGCCCCCTGAGGAGAGAAAGCTCAACACTGGATCCTGCGCTAAAATTGTGTTTCGAAACAAGAATCTGGGTTTGGAAGAATACAGGTTTCTCTTGAAAACCATTGTGAGCTCAGGGCTCGGTGAAGAAACATATGGCCCACCAATTGTGTTTGCGGAAAGAGAACAAGAACCAACTCTGGCAGACGCCCATTTGGAGATGAAGGATTTCATCTTCGACACACTTGACAAGCTTTTTGCTAGAACAGGAGTTTCTCCATCAGAAATCGACATCCTTGCTGTCAATGTCTCAATGTTCGCTCCCGTGCCTTCTCTAACAGCTTCCATAATAAACCGTTACAAGATGAGAGAAAACATCAAGGCTTTCAACCTCTCCGGAATGGGCTGCAGCGCAAGCCTTGTGGCCGTCGATCTTGTGCGCCACTTGTTCAAATCATACAAAGAATCTTATGCAATTGTTGTGAGTACAGAATCCATGGGACCGCATTGGTATTGCGGCAGAGAGAAATCCATGCTCCTCTCCAACTGTCTTTTCCGATCGGGAAGCTGCTCCATGCTCTTAACAAACAAAAGAGCTCTGAAGCATCGAGCCATCTTGAGATTAAAAAGCGTAGTTCGAACCGATCTTGGCTCGAACGACGAAGCATATGAATGCTGCATGCAAGTAGAAGATGACCACGGCAACCTTGGTTTTCGCCTCACCAAAGGCCTCACAAAAGCTGCTGCTCAAGCTTTCTCCAACAACCTACGAATTCTCGTACCTAAACTACTCCCTCTTAGGGAACTACTCCGACAATTCTTCGTAGCAAAACTtgagaaaaatatcaaaaaaaccACACAAGTTGAAACTTTGAATCTCAAGTCTGGGGTGGATCATTTCTGCATCCGCCCTGGTGGAAGGGCAGTTATTGATGGGGTTGGCAAGGGTTTAGGGCTCAATGATTATGATCTTGAGCCGGCTAGAATGGCACTTCACCGGTTCGGAAACACATCGGCTGCCGGAAATTGGTACGTTTTAAGTTACATGGAGGCTAAGAAGAGGCTGAAGAAGGGTGACAAAATTCTGATGATCAGCCTTGGAGCAGGATTTATGTGCAACAATTGTGTCTGGGAGGTAATGAGGGATTTGGATTCTGTCAATGTTTGGAAAGATTGCATTGAGAattatccacctcaatgcctAGTCAACCCTTTCAAGGAGAAGTACAGTTGGATCAATGATGAATGTCTAAACTTTGTTAGGCTTCACTGA